A section of the Epinephelus moara isolate mb chromosome 3, YSFRI_EMoa_1.0, whole genome shotgun sequence genome encodes:
- the LOC126385756 gene encoding tropomyosin alpha-4 chain-like, whose translation MEYSTVQVHGSQLCGYVFNVGEIVYRCSSVVPQDPELIKLAQAVIGPLKSGLESFNTVTDLLLSVNADIVLPGCQTFDEIRREIESMKQELERSEQVAKQELLKLDGDTERLTAEQSWLAKEKQKREGELQNYRIELKSHQESLERNQEKLRQARCRVREAEETYDNMSRRRDEAQIKRDVGIGLMAIPILGWIAGSVLIGVGQVDMDQASNLMESARSEVREFESQEETFSRNVSEYGSKISQTQVNIQTTDDRIRQTEASLKDLSKKREVVADIQAKTRQAVRQLGRLSGVGSAAELQTRRLILLEPVMKVMEEMTSALGQITGDQLLHSEGIQSLMWDMRENREKLLQLADTRDTHSDDDYY comes from the exons ATGGAGTATTCCACTGTACAGGTCCATGGCTCACAGCTATGTGGATATGTGTTCAATGTTGGAGAGATTGTCTACAGATGCAG CTCTGTAGTGCCGCAGGACCCGGAGTTGATAAAACTGGCCCAAGCTGTGATTGGCCCCTTGAAGAGTGGGCTTGAATCCTTCAACACCGTCACAGACTTACTCCTCAGCGTGAATGCAGACATCGTCCTTCCTGGATGCCAGACCTTTGATGAGATCAGGAGAGAGATTGAAAGCATGAAGCAGGAATTAGAAAGATCAGAGCAGGTGGCCAAACAGGAGCTTCTAAAGCTGGATGGGGACACTGAGCGTCTCACTGCAGAGCAGAGTTGGTTAGCCAAGGAGAAAcagaagagagagggggagttaCAGAATTATAGAATAGAGCTGAAGTCACATCAGGAGTCTTTAGAGAGGAATcaggaaaaactgagacaagCGAGATGTCGTGTGAGGGAGGCAGAAGAGACCTATGACAACATGAGTCGGAGGAGAGATGAGGCCCAGATAAAGAGGGATGTTGGGATTGGTCTCATGGCAATCCCAATCTTAGGATGGATCGCTG GGTCAGTCTTGATTGGAGTTGGCCAGGTAGACATGGATCAGGCCTCTAACTTGATGGAGTCCGCTAGGAGTGAAGTACGTGAATTTGAATCTCAGGAGGAAACGTTCTCTAGAAATGTATCTGAGTATGGCTCCAAAATTAGTCAAACTCAGGTTAACATTCAAACTACAGACGACAGGATTCGTCAGACAGAGGCCTCACTGAAGGACTTGTCCAAGAAGCGGGAGGTCGTTGCTGATATCCAGGCTAAAACTAGACAAGCTGTCCGTCAACTGGGGAGGCTGAGTGGGGTGGGGAGTGCGGCGGAGCTGCAGACCCGACGTCTGATCCTGCTAGAGCCGGTCATGAAGGTGATGGAAGAGATGACATCAGCACTGGGGCAGATCACCGGAGATCAGCTGCTGCATTCAGAGGGCATCCAGAGCCTGATGTGGGATATGAGAGAGAACAGGGAGAAATTATTACAACTTGCTGACACCAGAGATACTCATTCAGATGATGACTATTACTAA